The proteins below are encoded in one region of Oncorhynchus tshawytscha isolate Ot180627B linkage group LG04, Otsh_v2.0, whole genome shotgun sequence:
- the LOC112249751 gene encoding uncharacterized protein LOC112249751 → MYSDCGVGVASIQRQYQVRDSVRPYTGPGGNTQVPMETGVTPARCPIYQVQPYSGQPSCTVNSVSNTQPTPVPTHLTPPPAALKPGQDGFKKVCRTEEASPCPFPGLASGVLEMRVKEGSKIRNLMGFAMARMQGDVSGVGVSGGGGLRQVVFSGSGRAVTKTITCAEIMKRKVGSLHQLTKLRYKGVREVWESKEGGASEMTVHRTVPAISILLSKDPLDPQEPGYQPPETLSALWEDRDGVDALQTASKRPLGLSPYSSFPDSKRVCLSLDEGTLALSTPLAN, encoded by the coding sequence ATGTATTCCGACTGTGGAGTTGGAGTGGCCAGCATTCAAAGACAGTATCAGGTCAGGGACTCTGTCAGACCATACACCGGACCTGGAGGGAATACACAGGTCCCAATGGAAACCGGTGTGACCCCAGCTAGGTGCCCAATATATCAGGTTCAGCCTTACAGTGGGCAGCCCTCCTGCACTGTCAACAGTGTTTCCAACACACAGCCCACTCCGGTGCCTACACATCTAACTCCACCTCCCGCTGCACTCAAACCGGGCCAGGATGGGTTCAAGAAGGTGTGTCGCACAGAGGAGGCCAGCCCGTGTCCCTTCCCAGGATTGGCCTCAGGAGTGCTGGAGATGCGTGTCAAGGAGGGCAGTAAGATCCGTAACCTCATGGGTTTTGCCATGGCTCGCATGCAGGGGGATGTCAGTGGTGTTGGGGTTAGTGGAGGTGGTGGCCTGAGGCAGGTTGTTTTCTCTGGGTCAGGTCGTGCCGTCACCAAGACCATCACATGCGCTGAGATCATGAAGAGAAAAGTGGGGTCTCTGCACCAGCTGACCAAGCTGCGCTACAAGGGTGTGAGGGAGGTGTGGGAGAGCAAAGAAGGGGGGGCATCGGAGATGACTGTTCACAGGACCGTCCCCGCCATCAGCATCCTTTTGTCCAAAGACCCCCTGGACCCGCAGGAGCCCGGCTACCAGCCCCCTGAGACCCTCAGTGCTCTCTGGGAGGACAGAGATGGTGTGGATGCCCTACAGACAGCCAGCAAGAGACCTCTTGGTCTGTCCCCATACAGTAGTTTCCCGGACTCTAAGAGAGTGTGTCTGAGTCTGGACGAGGGGACTCTGGCTCTGTCCACCCccctggctaactga